Genomic segment of Hydra vulgaris chromosome 11, alternate assembly HydraT2T_AEP:
ATaagactatataaaaattttttctattgcaTAAGTTTAAGAGACAAGcttgtaacatttttaaaattaatcttttttatactttaggctattttaaaaaaccctaaaagaaaaaatcgttctttttttttttccttctttgagaaaaaaaaatgcaaatataaaatcttttgaaaatcccgacaaattgttttattaaactttgaacaaattagatgaatttaatattttttacctttttccattaattataaaattactaaactgaaccctttttttaatttttcatgattatttaatttccgtataaaataattgtaaaaaccatattgcaattttttcaattgGTGCTTCATACATCACAGGGTGCGACAAATCGATGAACGTGCAAACGTTTGTTAAGaaaaagacagaaaaacgaACATCACGtttctttacttttacttaTGCAAACGTTTGCGTTggcttgaaaattttaaaaacaaacgcgttactttttttccaaatagttatgtgattgatagttttttatttattataaaaaacacatatttataataataaaaaaatttacaagttactaaaatttaaaatgcattttcaaCGACTTTAAAACAAACCATACTAAAACATgattattttcttcaataacgttacttttaagtttaataactaAGTACTCAACTGAAGAAAGTAATATGTTTGAGCATGGCTTTTACATGTGtttacaaaagcattaaaaattttagtcaaaatgaaccctaaccctgactttaaaagaaaccatgctaaaacaatGAATTCTTCAAAAGcgtgcttttttaaaattttcttattatcatAGTAACGTTTAACATTATCAAAGTAATGTTTGTTTGCATACTATAagcacttttaaaagttttaaaaagtttgtttaggttttactgaaatatatataatttagcagaatataatatattctatattataGAGCTATAACGTTTATTATAGTTTCCATTTTAAATTGTGTGTTTAACAACAccatatatataacaataatatgatatttttatcattaaataattaatattataaatataatagtatcttactaagtatttaataataacttattaaatgaataatattatattatttttaaaggtttaaaaataaaaaagtcaaagcaactttattttatttttaattccctttatttaaattttttcaagtttatacgtttttttataagtaaataaatataaccaACTTATTTGAGAAAAATTCACTACTCATTTTGTATTAATGGATAACAGTTTATAGTCATAAGGTTATTGCATAttagttatcattaatttgctCGCACTTATTGTAAATacgtgaaaaattgttttgaatttaacaaaaaattaaaaataagcatctttgatatatttaattattattttattaactagaataaaagttatttgtaaaaaaaactcatttatagtttagtaaaaaattatttaaatgaaaaaattgaaaactgaaagaattaaaaataaaactggcTAATTTGACATAtaattcttaaatatatatatatatatatatatatatatatatatatatatatatatatatatatatatatatatatatatatatatatatatatatatatatatatatatatatatatatatcagaggcGCAACCACATAATTTTGGAGggccaaaaattttttaaattataattatttgggaAAAAcgtatatgtaaaatatttttaacaaatatttaatccCATACCTCCTTTAAAAGAACCATAGGCCCCCCTAATATCAAAAATTGCGGTTACGGctctgtgtgtatatatatatatatatatatatatatatatatatatatatatatatatatatatatatatatatatatatatatatatatatatatatatatagtagcagACAAATATTTTGGtatcaaaatataactttttgtaatcaaatgtttaaaatgtaacaaaatgcttgaatgttaaaaatattaataaattacttGGTAATCTTGAActgcttcttgtttttttaatattacaggTGCACCTTTGGAATTACTATAATGATAATATGAAAggctaaaaatattataattacgAAATATTTTGACCAACCtattaatacatatatttttaaatttagctaaaaataGAACCAATTTAAACCTTCTAATAAGACAAATGGCAgcagataaaataaaagttgctaGGACACAACCACAAATAAGAACTGTTGTCAAGGTTATCTTATCCCAAGTTTTCTCCTTTGGTATTTCTACTCTGGAATTTGCAACCTACAAAACAAACTCTTGTTCAAACAACCATAcattcaaatatataattttacaacatttaattACTACATGCCTGTAATACTGGATCAGCTGAGTTTGCAGATAGCAATTCAACCccagatatattctttattacttCTCGAAGACTCTGATCtaagcataaattattttttaaacagtgaAGAAATTTAGTCAAAGtgtctttgtttacaaactaatataatgtatacatatacatatatatatatatatatatatatacatatacgtgtatatatatatatatatatatatatatatatatatatatatatatatatatatacacacacacacacacacatatatatatatatatatatacacacacacacacatatatatatatatatatatatatatatatatacacacacacacatatatatatatacacacacacacacacacacacacacacacacacacacacacatatatcttatatagtgtaaaaatttgcttttgtTTTAGTCGGCTAGAGTGtactttgctttttattttgtaactaaatttttatcaactaaatttattcaaaaacgaaaaaaatggcaacaaaaagtattaacaaactagttttaaattaaaataaacttccTTTAAAAAGTCACTCTGTAGTGGATAAATTTTATCATGCAAAGTTTCCTTTACTCAGTATTTTTTTGCACCGGTCTTTAATAAAGTCAACAATAAATTATCAGTCAAAGAGTTGCAAAGTTAGTAGAAATCAATTGAACAGTGCATAATATCATATTAGGGCatttaaaacatcttcaaaatGAACTAAAACAACATCGTTACTTAAAaggtgtttataaaaacaaacaatttgattaagtttttaaataaatatatttctatgAATGAATCTCTTGAAAAACATTTAGACATTTTCTGCTTTTGTCCAgaatgctttaaaaatctagaaaagattttgatatttcAATGAATGCTAAAGactatatttttagataatatgcTTGGTGACAGAAAGTTTAGATGCAAAATGTTGATAGGTCTTtctatcaaaaaatcattaatgacaAAAGAAAAATGGAGAAAAAGAAATGAAACAGCAGTTTATCAGAAAATGTACTTTGATAATGATGAAAGCAATTTAAGTCtatttgaagatgaaaatgAATTACTTGAAAAATTGGGAAAAAGTGAAGattaactatttgaaaaaaacactaaaacaatttttaaaaaattgtatttgttgaacCAAAACAGTCATACAtgatcaaaatcaaaattagtaataatatttaaagataacttttataatatttgttttcataatacttaacttttttaaacttgtttaaacaccagttaattcaaatattataaatatggtttttgaaaaattaaaaacgaccAAAATTTGGGATACTTAATTCACGTCTTGTTGGAGATATAATAACTTACGCAACTGACTCTACCACTCAAAAGCATGTTGGGACTTCTCTGCACTTTCTGGTTTACATATTAATCAAGAATATTATTTTCCTTTGTCTACAATAACAATTGCTTCAGAAACTATGGCAAATATCTcagatagaaaaaaaataacatttgaaaTGTTACAGGAAGTATCAAAACATTGATCAAAAGAACAATACCAGAAAGTCGATGTTCATATGACTGACTGTACTGTTCATAGTATaggctaaaaataaaactgatagaCTTGATAAAGAAACTTCTGCTGGTCAACTGTCAACATACAGCTTTAGGTTTTGACAGGTTCTCCATATtcatttcattttgaaaaatgaaatgaaTATGGAGAACCTTTTTAAGGGTTTTCTGTTAGATATATCTATTAACAAAAGTACCGAGTAATTATCTTTGACTATCATAGGTACTAAACTTGTCCCTGTGATGTCATAAACTTGTACCTATGATGATTATAGGTACAAAACTTCTTCAATCGTTTGCTTTCACTGGGATGAATTCAAGGTGTTTTTAGACCAACATGAATATATCACAAATAAACTTGCTTGTGATTACATAACAACTACTTTATTTATTGTAGCAACTTTTTCAACCAATATAAGTCATTTCACCATTTTACTGTAAAACTTAAAGTAAAGCCACCCATTCTGAACTGTCGATGTTCTTCAGTAAGATGCGTGCAACTTTATTTAATGTCTTAAGAGaacagttttttgaatttaaagagCCATGTGTTCAAGTATCaaaaagacttttggaaaatctcaTCGATGAAGATTGCTGCTCATTAATTATAGAAGTAGTttgtaaacataattgttaCCATTAATAAAcatgattgtatcattcttgcaAATATAGTTTGGCAAAATTTAGCTATAGttcaaaatttagttatataagaaagatatattaattatataagaaacatatatttagtaatataggaaagatatatttagttatataagaaatacatatttagttatataagaaaggtatatttagttatataagatatatttagttatataagAAAGAGGAAAGTATTctgatttagaaataaaaacaatgaataacTGGTGAGACcattttaataatgttgttggagttgataaaacaattacaaataaCATTGAATTTGAGAATCAGTGTTACTTGCATCAGTGTGGTACTCATTACTATtggctttgaaaaaaaaagtcaatttcaGCTGGAACCAGAAACAGATACAACTGAGACAAAAGcagattaacaaaaaaatgaacagTAAGCTTTACATCAGGTGTACAGGATcaattttaacttgtttaaaattaCAAGGCAGCCCATTTACTTGTGAACTAGATGTCAATGGATATATTGAAAAAGAGAAAGATttcttaaaatacaaaaaacaattaaacaataAGATCATTTATTTTAGTGATACAAGTAGGTCATTGTCATGGAGATCAACTTCATTTAAAATCACGATTGttgataaaaatgcaaaaaagccCTGTCTTTTGTCTACAGAAAAATTCACTGACAACTTTTCACTTATAACTTGAACGAATTGTTAATAATATAGAATGTATAATGCCTAgttattgtgttatttataacttttatttttatcaacaaaatacGTAatcataataatcataatacatatttgaatgataaaataaaaatatttatcatggCTTCTACTTATTTACTAAATAATGAtatcatttaatttaacaattgactattttatcaaaatgataacttttgttaaaactgAAACATAAggctaaatatttataataaaaaaaaggtattatgtgattcaaaataaaaaattgcttggCTTTAAAACAAGTGAAACCCACGGAATAAAGCTGTTTCATTGTTTTGCTGCttcaacaaaaaatcattttaaaacactttctcCCCACAAATTATATCATAcctattatttcttttataattttttttgcagagaCTAaactttcttgtttttaaacttcTCGCATCTCAAGTTaattgaagtaaaaatataaataaatagttttaaatgataaaacaaaataaaaaacaaaacaagtaaaaaaaaaaagatttaaaaatataataatcataCCAAATCACCTTAAGTGAGAGAATGCCAGACAATTTGAACAAAAGGagaatatcaaatttaaaaaaattcacttttgaataaattactaTGGTAAtgactgctttttttttttttttttttttttttttgctagaataaaatgtttgttttctaattttatttattagagcattgctattttttatgctttttttaattgaataactTGTCTTAAATGattacatcaaattttttaaaacatacttaataaatgattttcttttttaaatatatttattacatgtatttatttttgattattaaatttttaagacaaTTGTTCTTAAATGTTCTGTTCAAAATgtcaagacttttttaaaaagattatgtCACATGTCATAGTAAAGCTAATTAAGTGGTTTTTTATATCCACATTGCCAAATTCCAACCTGGATTTAATGTGTGtctgtatatctatatatctatatatctatatatacatacatatatatatatatatatatatttatatatatatatatatatatatatatatatatatatatatatatatatatatatatatatatatatatataaacacacatacacacacatataaactgatatactttaaaattttaaattagcttatttacaaataatataacatgtattaaaagaaaatataaataaacagaatAGAAAACCAAAACAAGTAATCTTTGCtttgttaaaatcaaaatgaagttgatatatatttgaataattttctacaaaaattaattgctgttggcaaacaattaaaatattggcaatgttgacaaaaattttaaagaaagttacaactaacaataaaaatgggaatattaatataacaataaaaaaggtaaaatataatttcagtAGCATGttgatattgttttataattatgcAAAACTTTCTATTCTAAATGGTTgaataaaaaccaaaacaaaagaTGAATAACAATACTCAATTCAAGCTACAATAGTTCGAACCTTTAAATAatgaatagattttattttattattctcaatttaatacattaaataaaattaaaatttaatgatgaTTACTGTTAATAAAGTAagataaaagatcaaaaaaaatatatttttgaataacaatACCAGTATTAATGCTTTGGATTATACTTTGCAAGGTTTTTGTAGAAACAGGTAGGGAAGGTGTATATACAAGATAAGTAATTTCATTTCCTTGCTGTCTAagtgagaaaaaaaacaatcaaaaaatgaacaaaaattttagtttaataacttttattttcaaatttaaaatttaattttttatttttatattgtttcatatgtattatttctttttgttttctttatagtactttttttctttctctttttgtATTTACCTCCATTTCATCTTAAAGTTAAGCTCTAATAATTCTATTCAGTAAACttttagcatcattaaaaaagctgatatttacaaaacattaaatttcaaaagtcaaacaaattatttaaccaTAGaatacttgaaataaaaatggacaaaataaaataaaatttataaaaaatataaagaattattGATATATCAGATTTATTTCTGCAAACATTTTTCCagcataattaatataattttattattgctatataacagtaactatattattattgctatataACAGTAACTATGCAACAGTTTCTCAAAGTTTCTATTTGAAGGATAACTTTTGCACAACACAAACCAATctatttgaataacttttgcaaAGCACGTAAACCAATCAAATTGcaattaaaactttcattaaatttttttattatgcagtAAATACAAAACAACTCATCAGACTTTCATTTATCATTGCATACTTATATgcttttgaaaaactattacaAAAAATCAGAGACACAATTTGTGATTTTGAGACATCTATATTCCACACATTGATTTTGAAATGTTAactgcaaaatttttttaaaattaaaaattaatctgTCAATACAACCTATAGTGAATTCAATGAATAAACTCTTCATGTACTTTAAATGAACTTCTACTATCAATAAATACAtacttattgaaaataaaaatagcttttgTAATGTTTTGCAAAATACTTCCCAGTGATGCAGCTTGAattgaatttaaactaaaaaaaaaaaaatttaaaataaatacattaacaaaaaataaaaaatgctgttaatgttaatgatttaaatgatgttttatacattttgattttagatttaaaagaactcaaataatgttaaagtattagaaaacaaaattatttaattactttctacttttatttacttatatgttttattaatatcatatttatttaaatgcttttgaaaataacgaaatgattaattaaatatgaaatataaaaatgaaatagaggaaaaaaaacttacattggATATGTATAcacttttatatcatttttatcattatcgTTTTCTGAAATATCTTCTTCATTTTGACTGTAAATCACATTAGCTATTCTTTCCAAATCATGAACATTAGaaattacatgttttttttctaacacATCAGAACTAGTAATAGGGTAAGAGGGGGAACTTAAGACTTTATTTACTGATTGGGATTTTGGTACATGACTAATGCCATGAATGTCTTCTTTAGAAAGTTCTTTATTGTAAGGTTTTATATCTTTGTTGAGTAATTTTTGGATAATTTCAAGAGCTTGattgacaatttctttttttaattttctgttgGCATCACTTAAAAATTGATCTCGTCCTTTATGGTCACTTGAAAATCGATCTTTTCTGTTGTCAACATTTAAGAACTGATCTTTATCAGCTCGTTTAACAGtttctttttcaattgttttgtGATAATTCTTTGTGTTTTTATCcaaatgatttgaaaaaagtgcCAAACTTAAAAATGTCACTGGATTGGATAACACTTTTTCAAAACCTGGAAAAAATCCAGAAGTAAAGTTAACACCATTTAGTAGTAAACAAATAAGGTCAAAATTTGACAGAATCTGAGAccaagtttgataaaaaaagtcaGAGCTGCATAACTATTGATAAATTCTATAAATAACTTGTCTTATATTCAAACTcatgttaaattttgtttgtatatatataatagtgtgtatatatactatatataatatatagtatatacatatatagtatatataacatacatactatatataatatatcttatatataatatatactatatataatatatatactatatataatatatttactatatataatatatactatatatactatatataatatatatactatatataatatactataaataatatatatactatatataatatatactatatataatatatactatatataatcaGAGGCTTTTCTAGGAAAATGATTTGGGCGGCGGTTagttattatatacataaaaaataatttttatagacataattgcataaaaactattattttttagctgaaaataaaaaaagtcattatttttaagttttaaaagaataatttttttttttattaattgatagactgcctgccccaaccaaaccctaagtcaatgtagcagcactcccttgcaagtcaggttAAAAGATAGTAGATGTAGCAGCACtagttgcgagtcaggctatttgtcagtcgatatagcagcactccgttgcgagtcaggctatttgtcagtcgatgtagcagcactttgttgcaagtcaggctataagatagtcgatgtagcaacactctgcgcatgtaaaataataacattgtttatgttgttaaaaatattcagaatgtttttaaaaactttctggTCATTTAAATTTGCGTTTTTgcgggttttttaaaaaacgattaatttgtaattaaattaatgggtttttttttctgactaTACGCAAATGTTGGACGAAagtcaaaagtaattaaaagtgaCGTATGTGTTGGCATAAGAATCGTTTTTCCCTTCCGTACTTCCCGAATGCAACAATCTAcagaactatatatatatatagttctgTAGATTGCCTTCAAAAAttccatatatatttaaaagtgagtttccactcattatttttttcatgggAACAGAAAAGGGAAGGGAAAAATTATCACGTGGGCATgcatattataagttttaatttgttccaagtaaaactacgcatgcttACGCAATcatttttccctttcctatcccATTCCAGTAGAAAAATGGAAATAcaagtggaaactcaccttaagacTCTGGTCATCTACTACCACTCAGTAAtagaaaaatgtgaaaaaattcAAGTAAGCAACAATGTGAGAATTCTCTAAAAGTAgttctctaaaaatataaaaaaaaatttttcaaatcagGTCTAGTAAACTTCAAAAACTGAattaatgttttgttaaaaaattgaattgaattttattttatttaaaacataacactTAATAACTTTAATGTTTACTACCATAaccactttgaaaaaaaaaggttctggaaaaataaaatatttgtaaaacttatttaagagaCTTTAATCTATaggtatattattaaaatgtatacAATAATAGTAAACATCTGTTTGTATTATCACAATTTAAATCACTCAGTTCTCTATTATAAAACTACCTCATCAAATCACTCAGTTCTCTAGTAAAACTGTCTAAAAAATAGGACTTcatctattataaaataaaattttaaaagattataaaatgtAAGATAAGATACaacataaatatttcataataattaaACTCACCAATCAAATTTCTATAAGGTTCAAAGTTAGCACTTAATCTCTCCAAACATTTCTCATAAAACACTAAAGTAGCATAAATTTGTATttgcaattataaaatatttgaaatataaataattaaattaaattaaaattatctatttactattaattgtaatattttaattagtaatggaaataataaaaataacaatagaaCAAACactataaacaacaaaaaaaagacaacataaagtaaaaaaaagtattaccatatgtttttaatgcaataacttaaaatgcattaaaatatttaaaattataatacttaaataatttaaactattttcattcgattttttttttttttaatttgataattgaTAAGTTTtcttgttaataaattaaattatttttaacataagaaaaaaaaaattacattaacaaactgaaaacaaaactggtgttttcaaatattttcactCTCGACGTCTCCAATGGTAGAATATTCATCTTGTTACTTaacgcagcagccttgtttttCAAGACATGTGTTTTTGAGATTTAAAgggttggaaaaaaattataacagcaAAAAAAGAAGTAGCCTTCAACTTGTTACTAAACATATCAGTCTTGTTTGTAAAGAAAAGGGTTTAAAGTTCGAAGAGAATtgtaacagcaaaaaaaaaaatttagtagcATTCAAAAATGTAGTGGCTCTTTGggcttggggaggtgaatacagtaaaaaataatgtaaggAGATAATGTAAGGAAAAATAATGTAAGGAGATAAGTAGAAATAAAGAagataattcattaaaaaaaagttttttatattgtagataaaaaaaactatatttgctgttaaaagctatatatcttccaaaatcttttaataaaaaaaaaaaaaactaaaataaaacaaaaaacttaaaaaataaaaaaggagaaaagttattttgaaacatataactaaaaactaaaaaaaatttcctttatttaatttttttttcttttaataaaatttttaattgaagatTTTTACAACTTTGCAGGTGAGAAATTTTTTAGCATATAGATAAAAACTCGCAGAGTAGTATTTGTAAgtatttatagtattataataaatataattatattaagaacaatataatttattttaaattaaaaataccctCAGCATCCCCACATGTTGGATCTTTAAGACACAGAACAGCAAGCACTTTGCATCCTAAGaatttgaacattaaaaaataaattaacaaccttatatattgttttttattattttatattaaatttttaaaatctaatttgaaaaatgcaaagaacaaaaaaaaaaaatgtatatatatatatatatatatatatatatatatatatatatatatatatatatatattagtagaaaatcacttaaaaaaaattatgttaagtgattttctactaaacttaatttattgTTCTGCTCTTTTAAGagcattgagcactctattttgtagaatacattttaaattttttatatatacatatgtatatatatatatatatatacatatatatatatatatatatatatatatatatatatatatataaagttctaTAGTTTGTTGGCTTTAGGAAGAGCGGAAGGAAAAAAGTGATTCTTACGCCAACACATACGtcacttttaattacttttgactTTCGTCCAACATTTCCGTGTTGGACGAAAGTAAAAaccattaatttaattacaaattaatcgttttttaaaaaaaccacaaaaacgcAAATTTAATTGaccagaatgtttttaaaaacattctgaatgtttttataacattttgaatgtttttaacaatataaacaatgtttttatttttattttttttaataaaatgtttttatttttattttttttactgtaaatcatgcgcggagtgttgctacatcgactatcttatagcctgactcgcaagggagtgctgctacatcgactgacaaatagcctgactcgcaagggagtgctgctacatcgactgacaaatagcctgactcgcaagggagtgctgctacatcgactgacaaatagcctgacccgcaagggagtgctgctacatcgactgagggtttggttggggcaggcagtctatcattattaaaaaaaaaaaattccggtcttgcattttaatttttactttttgtcaacaaaatatcGAAAAAACTTTCGGACAACATCTAAgggttctatatatatatatatagaacccTTAGATGTTGTCCGaaagttttttccatattttgttgacaaaaagtaaa
This window contains:
- the LOC100214427 gene encoding receptor-type tyrosine-protein phosphatase N2 isoform X2; the encoded protein is MKQLFYVTFQIILLAKVTLTTQNLLDQNGCKVLAVLCLKDPTCGDAEVFYEKCLERLSANFEPYRNLIGFEKVLSNPVTFLSLALFSNHLDKNTKNYHKTIEKETVKRADKDQFLNVDNRKDRFSSDHKGRDQFLSDANRKLKKEIVNQALEIIQKLLNKDIKPYNKELSKEDIHGISHVPKSQSVNKVLSSPSYPITSSDVLEKKHVISNVHDLERIANVIYSQNEEDISENDNDKNDIKVYTYPILNSIQAASLGSILQNITKAIFIFNKQQGNEITYLVYTPSLPVSTKTLQSIIQSINTDQSLREVIKNISGVELLSANSADPVLQVANSRVEIPKEKTWDKITLTTVLICGCVLATFILSAAICLIRSNSKGAPVILKKQEAVQDYQELLRTQMSIINLPKPDDKLTEKEASMKQAWSEDSIYKMDITTGHVILAYMEDHLKNDNRLNKEWEALCNYRPDDTSVTQGSEMKNAIKNRYRDILPYDHSRVKLNPMTNALHSDYINASFITNIRDVEYIAAQGPLYNTVSDFWQMIWEQGVVIIVNLTRLSDMGLPLCHRYWPEDGSEIYHIYEVHLISEHIWCDDYLVRSLYLKNMQTSETRTVTQFHYLTWPDLSVPISPKSLLDFRRKVNKCYRGHARPIVVHCNNGVGRTGTYILLDMILNKMIKGAKEIDIAAAIEHLRDQRADMVKTKGQFDFALMAMAEEVTAILSSVSR